Within the Fischerella sp. PCC 9605 genome, the region ATCCGCGATGAAAGCGATCCAACCAACTGGGAGATAGGTAAATGGCTGATCACAATCGACGTAGTCACCCCGTTGCCGTCGCGCTTCTCGGCGCTGGCTACATTTCTGATTTCCACATTCGGGCGCTGTGCTTGTTACCCAACGTCGAGGTACGAGCCATCTGCGATTTGAACCGCAGACTAGCACAGCGATTTGCCGAGGCCAAGGGCATACCGAACGTCTACAACGATCTGGGCGAGATGCTGTCTCGCGAACAGCTAGACGTTGTTCACATCCTGACGCCGCCTCACGTTCACTTCACGACTGGTAGCCAAGTGATAGAGGCTGGTGTTGATGCCCTGATTGAGAAGCCACTGTGCCACAAAGTTACTTACTGCCAGGAATTACGCAAGCTTGCAGATGCTGCGGGTAGAGCGATCGCTGTTAGCAACAACTTCCTGTATTTCCCGGTGTATGAGAAGTTGGTAGCCGATCTGCGTAGCGGTCGGTTAGGGCAGATCGATCAAATAGACATAGTTTGGAACAAAGAACTTGGACTGCTCAAAGGCGGCCCATTTGGGGCGTGGATGCTCCAGTCACCAAAGAACATTCTATTTGAGGTAGCTCCCCATTCATTCGTCCACCTTATCCATCTCCTCGGTCAGCCCGATTCAATTTCCGTCGATGTCCATGATAAAGTGGAACTGCCGCGCGGGCTAGAATTTTACCGTCGCTGGGAAATCCGAGGTTGGCAGGGTAACACCAGCATCCGGCTGCGGTTTTCGTTCATTGATGGATATCCAGAACACTACATCCATATTCGCGGCACGAATGCAGTGGCGCGGGTGGACTTCGAGAACAACACCTACGTCTGCCAAGAGCATACTCCCTACCTACTCGATGTCGATCGCTATGCCAATGTAGTAACTAGTGCCCGTGACTCTCTACTGCAAGCTAGTGGTACATTGACCAGTTTCGTGCTATCGAAAATGGGTCTATCCAAAGCATCAGGCCCATTCCCCTACAGCATCGCGCGAACAATCGAGAGCTTTTATAACGGTAGGGGAGGGATTCTGGACGAGAGGTTGAGTCCGGCAATTAGTGAAGCCGCAGTTGCACTAGCTGAGTGGGTTGCCCGCGAGGCTAATTTGCCAATACCCGATCAAGCGGTATCTGTTGTCAACGAATTGGCCGAGCCGATCGTACCAAAATCTACAGTGCTGGTGATTGGCGGTACGGGTTTCATTGGTCAAGCCCTGGTGCGCCGCCTCCGTAAAGACGGTTATGGCGTCCGCATTCTTGCCCGCGATCCCAATAGCTGCCCGGCAGAATTACGTAACCTCGGAGTTGAGTTTGCCAAGGGCGACTTTGCTGATGCCAACGCCGTGGAGGCTGCGCTGGATGGCATCCGCTATGTTTACCACCTAGCACGGGGCAACGGCAAAACCTGGAGCGAGTACCTAGAAACTGACGTTAAGCCTACGCGCAAAGTTGCTGAGTTATGTCTCAAACACGGTATTGAGCGGCTGTTTTACGCATCTTCAATTGCGATTTACTATGCTGGCAAGAACACATCGACCATTACGGAAGAAACCAAACCTCATGATGACATAATCCGCGTTGCCCCCTATGCGAGATCGAAAGTAGAAAATGAGCGATCGCTGCTGGAACTCCATCACCAACAGGGCTTACCTGTAGTTATTTTCCGTCCGGGTGTGGTACTCGGTCGCGGTGGCAATCCTTACCACTGGGGAATTGCCGCTTGGCCCTACAGTTCAGTGTGCAGCCTCTACGGTGATGGCAATAACCCCTTACCGATTGTGCTTGTAGATGACGTTGCTGATGCGATGGTGCGGGCGATCGCAGTACCAGGTATTGAAGGTGAGTCTTACAACCTTGCCAGTACCCCTTGTATCACAGCTAATGAATACCTCGATGAGTTTGAGCGTCAGGCGAACATCAAACTACGACGGGTAGCCACAGCTGCTTGGAAATCGTACACCGAAGCCCTTTTTAAGTGGGCAATCAAGAGCATCGGTCGCGATCCCAACGCCGCGTTTCCCAGCTATGCAGATTGCGAGGGTCGCAGCTTTGCTGCTACGTTTGATTCCTCAAAAGCAGAGCGTCAGCTGGGCTGGTCGCCAGTCAAAGACCGCGAAACTATTATCCGCGAAGGCATACATATTCCTGTTGAAGAGTTCTTTAGGTAGAAGGAATACCCCGGTTTCTAGGTGTGAGGAGGATGTCAAGTAAACCTACACACAGCACATAGCTTATGAATTATTTACTAGTTAGCTATGTACCCTTTGGCAAGGGATCATCACCAAATACATATGTCTTAGGCGATATGTGGCTTGAAGACTTACGAGCGCAAGCTAAAGCATGGAGTCCATACGGCAGATTAGGTGTCGCTGTTCGATATGTTGACGATCTGACAGTGGCTGATAGCGGTAGCTTCAACTTAGTAGAAATTAATCCACAGGAAGAGGGATTTGATGTTTTCCCCTTGCCAAATTACTACTCTTTGAAAACTTTCATCAAAACGCTTCCCAAACTCAGGAGGCAGCTAAATCAAGCTTGTCAATGGGCTTCTATTGTACAAGCTGATTACAACGGTCATCCAGTGTCTTTGTCAGAGATTGTTTGGCCAATTGCGAAAAAGCATAACAACAAACGCATCTATGTGTTTAATGGAGCCGATCCTTTTCCTCGCCTAGAGCAGTTTGTTGCACAAGAGCCAAATCCCATTATACGAATGCTGAAACAGCAAAAAATGGTCAAGTATTTTGACCGTTTCTGTCGCCAAGCAATACGTGAAGCTGACCTAGTGTTCGCGCATAACTTTTCAGTAGTTAAGCGGTTTCAGCAAGAGTGGAGCGATCGCTGTCACAATTTTGAACGCACCTTTGTGACAGACGAGATTCTCATTAGCGACCAACAGGCAGCGTTACGCCAACAACGATTAATGGATGCTTCCCAACCACTACGTTTAATTACGGCTGGACGACAAACGCCAATTAAAGCAACTGACCACGTGCTGCGAGCAATGGCAATTGCCTTGTCCCGTGGTATTGACCTGCATTTGGATGTGGTTGGAGATGGGGACTCTCTGGAAAATTACAAGCAATTAGCGGTCGAACTTGGTCTAGAGGAGACAGTTCGGTTCGTCGGTGGCGTGCCTTACGGTCGAGAGTTGTTTGACTGGTTCGATCAAGCGCACATAATCGTAGTCACCAACCTAACCGCCGAAATCAGCCGTAACATATTTTTAGGAATGGCTCGCGGTCTACCAGTGATCCTCTATCGTAATCCCGGAAGCGACGCACTGTTAGAAAAACACAAAACCTCCATTCTCGTGCCCTCCGGTGATATTGA harbors:
- a CDS encoding NAD-dependent epimerase/dehydratase family protein encodes the protein MADHNRRSHPVAVALLGAGYISDFHIRALCLLPNVEVRAICDLNRRLAQRFAEAKGIPNVYNDLGEMLSREQLDVVHILTPPHVHFTTGSQVIEAGVDALIEKPLCHKVTYCQELRKLADAAGRAIAVSNNFLYFPVYEKLVADLRSGRLGQIDQIDIVWNKELGLLKGGPFGAWMLQSPKNILFEVAPHSFVHLIHLLGQPDSISVDVHDKVELPRGLEFYRRWEIRGWQGNTSIRLRFSFIDGYPEHYIHIRGTNAVARVDFENNTYVCQEHTPYLLDVDRYANVVTSARDSLLQASGTLTSFVLSKMGLSKASGPFPYSIARTIESFYNGRGGILDERLSPAISEAAVALAEWVAREANLPIPDQAVSVVNELAEPIVPKSTVLVIGGTGFIGQALVRRLRKDGYGVRILARDPNSCPAELRNLGVEFAKGDFADANAVEAALDGIRYVYHLARGNGKTWSEYLETDVKPTRKVAELCLKHGIERLFYASSIAIYYAGKNTSTITEETKPHDDIIRVAPYARSKVENERSLLELHHQQGLPVVIFRPGVVLGRGGNPYHWGIAAWPYSSVCSLYGDGNNPLPIVLVDDVADAMVRAIAVPGIEGESYNLASTPCITANEYLDEFERQANIKLRRVATAAWKSYTEALFKWAIKSIGRDPNAAFPSYADCEGRSFAATFDSSKAERQLGWSPVKDRETIIREGIHIPVEEFFR
- a CDS encoding glycosyltransferase, with the protein product MNYLLVSYVPFGKGSSPNTYVLGDMWLEDLRAQAKAWSPYGRLGVAVRYVDDLTVADSGSFNLVEINPQEEGFDVFPLPNYYSLKTFIKTLPKLRRQLNQACQWASIVQADYNGHPVSLSEIVWPIAKKHNNKRIYVFNGADPFPRLEQFVAQEPNPIIRMLKQQKMVKYFDRFCRQAIREADLVFAHNFSVVKRFQQEWSDRCHNFERTFVTDEILISDQQAALRQQRLMDASQPLRLITAGRQTPIKATDHVLRAMAIALSRGIDLHLDVVGDGDSLENYKQLAVELGLEETVRFVGGVPYGRELFDWFDQAHIIVVTNLTAEISRNIFLGMARGLPVILYRNPGSDALLEKHKTSILVPSGDIDALSAAFIEAHQNRTYLAELLANGLALARTRTLDETHRRRAELAACLHG